The following proteins come from a genomic window of Halorussus halophilus:
- a CDS encoding flagellar protein G, with product MASVSTSHLILFIASLLIAASVAGTFTSGVQRLSSALGDRSVDVMEDVRTDVEIISDPGSSAVYDGDGEGNVTLLVKNTGRRDLEAENDKIDVLIDGKYQVDVTLTVVDGQYWTVGNVVKVEIDPAQTLANGDHRVTVIVNEDTQTLRFRTP from the coding sequence ATGGCGAGCGTCTCGACTTCCCATCTCATCTTGTTCATCGCCAGTCTGCTCATCGCAGCGAGCGTCGCCGGGACGTTCACCAGTGGGGTCCAGCGGCTCTCGTCGGCCCTCGGTGACAGAAGCGTGGACGTGATGGAAGACGTGCGGACGGACGTCGAGATAATCAGCGACCCTGGTAGCAGTGCGGTGTACGACGGCGACGGCGAAGGGAACGTCACGCTGTTGGTAAAGAACACCGGAAGGCGGGACCTCGAAGCTGAGAACGACAAGATCGACGTGCTAATAGACGGGAAGTATCAAGTTGATGTTACTTTGACGGTGGTCGATGGGCAGTACTGGACCGTCGGAAACGTCGTCAAAGTCGAAATCGACCCCGCCCAGACGCTGGCGAACGGTGACCACCGCGTGACCGTGATAGTCAACGAAGACACGCAGACGCTCAGATTCAGAACACCATGA
- the cheA gene encoding chemotaxis protein CheA, producing the protein MEDYLQEFIRESEENITELNNSLLELEDDPSDEEAMDSIFRTAHTLKGNFGAMGYQSESDLAHALEDLLDEIRQGRMDVSPEIMDLVFDGVDEIDRALDEIEENGESSADHEETIAEIRGVLEAGGIASQSADEPDTESADAGDETSGDADDDADSDDEALEEALAKLDDPATLAAVETPTFHVAVDMSDAQMKAVDGMFALQGLSDDLDILGAVPDVDAINEGEYEDGFDVFVGADSAGEVEAVVGAVSKITDGTVTPIEADAIDVATEAAAAARKQAEAEAEAEATDGEDDDSSESKESSSSKSGGEIEEIQSVRVDVDQLDDIHGQVEQLVTSRIKLRRSVEQAQLDSAEDHLDELDKITSSLQDTVMDMRLVPLKKVVNKFPRLVRDLARTQEKEINFEMEGTDIELDRTILDEISDPLMHLLRNAVDHGIEPPAERDEAGKPTEGTIRLRGSRERDRVTITVEDDGGGIDPDGIRAKAVEKGIMTREEADELEDEEAQKLVFHAGFSTNEEVTDVSGRGVGMDVVQDTVSRLDGHIDIDSTPGEGTTFSLSLPVTVAIVKVLFVQSGEEEYGIPIKNVDEIRRMGAVKTVEGEEVVTHDDTVYPLIRLGDALDVPGETRNGDGMLVRVKESERQVAIHCDAVSRQEEVVVKPFEGILSGIPGLSGAAVLGEGDVVTILDVESL; encoded by the coding sequence ATGGAAGACTACTTACAAGAATTCATACGCGAAAGCGAGGAGAACATCACGGAGTTGAACAACTCGCTGCTCGAACTGGAGGACGACCCCAGTGACGAGGAGGCGATGGACTCGATTTTCCGGACGGCACACACGCTGAAAGGCAACTTCGGCGCGATGGGCTACCAGAGCGAGAGCGACCTCGCACACGCGCTGGAAGACCTACTGGACGAGATTCGGCAGGGTCGGATGGACGTGTCGCCGGAGATTATGGACCTCGTCTTCGACGGCGTTGACGAAATCGACCGCGCGCTCGACGAAATCGAGGAGAACGGCGAGTCGAGTGCCGACCACGAGGAGACCATCGCCGAGATTCGCGGCGTCCTCGAAGCAGGTGGCATCGCCAGCCAGTCGGCCGACGAACCAGACACCGAGTCGGCTGATGCGGGCGACGAGACGAGTGGCGATGCTGACGACGACGCGGACAGCGACGACGAGGCTCTCGAAGAAGCACTCGCCAAACTAGACGACCCCGCGACGCTAGCCGCCGTAGAGACGCCAACGTTCCACGTGGCCGTCGATATGAGCGACGCGCAGATGAAAGCCGTAGACGGGATGTTCGCGCTACAGGGGTTGAGTGACGACCTCGACATCCTCGGTGCGGTTCCCGACGTGGACGCCATCAACGAAGGCGAGTACGAGGACGGCTTCGACGTGTTCGTCGGCGCAGACAGCGCTGGCGAAGTCGAGGCGGTCGTCGGAGCGGTCAGCAAGATTACCGACGGCACCGTCACGCCAATCGAGGCGGACGCCATCGACGTTGCGACCGAGGCCGCCGCCGCCGCGCGCAAGCAGGCCGAAGCGGAGGCGGAGGCTGAAGCCACAGATGGCGAAGACGACGATTCGTCCGAGTCCAAAGAGAGCAGTTCCAGCAAGTCCGGTGGCGAAATCGAGGAGATTCAGTCGGTTCGCGTGGACGTGGACCAACTGGACGACATCCACGGACAGGTCGAGCAACTCGTCACGAGTCGCATCAAGCTTCGTCGGTCGGTCGAGCAGGCCCAGCTAGACAGCGCCGAAGACCACCTCGACGAACTGGACAAGATTACGTCCAGCCTGCAAGACACCGTGATGGACATGCGACTGGTGCCGCTGAAGAAGGTCGTCAACAAGTTCCCGCGACTCGTGCGGGACCTCGCTCGCACCCAAGAGAAAGAAATCAACTTCGAGATGGAGGGCACCGACATCGAGTTGGACCGCACCATCCTGGACGAGATTAGCGACCCGCTGATGCACCTGCTTCGGAACGCGGTAGACCACGGCATCGAGCCGCCAGCCGAACGCGACGAAGCAGGTAAGCCGACCGAGGGGACGATTCGCCTGCGCGGGTCGCGCGAGCGCGACCGCGTGACCATCACCGTCGAAGACGACGGTGGCGGCATCGACCCCGACGGAATTCGGGCGAAGGCTGTCGAGAAAGGCATCATGACCCGCGAAGAGGCCGACGAGTTGGAAGACGAAGAAGCCCAGAAACTCGTCTTCCACGCTGGCTTCTCGACCAACGAGGAAGTGACCGACGTGAGCGGCCGCGGCGTCGGGATGGACGTGGTCCAGGACACCGTCTCGCGCCTCGACGGCCACATCGACATCGACAGCACGCCGGGCGAGGGGACGACGTTCAGCCTCTCGCTTCCGGTGACCGTCGCTATCGTCAAGGTGCTGTTCGTCCAGTCCGGCGAGGAGGAGTACGGCATCCCCATCAAGAACGTGGACGAAATCCGGCGCATGGGTGCGGTCAAAACTGTCGAGGGCGAGGAAGTCGTCACGCACGACGACACCGTCTACCCGCTCATTCGACTGGGCGACGCACTCGACGTGCCGGGCGAGACGCGCAACGGCGACGGCATGCTCGTTCGCGTCAAAGAGTCCGAGCGGCAGGTCGCCATCCACTGTGACGCCGTGAGCAGACAAGAAGAAGTCGTCGTCAAGCCGTTCGAGGGCATCCTCTCCGGCATCCCCGGCCTCTCGGGTGCCGCAGTCCTCGGCGAGGGCGACGTAGTGACGATATTGGACGTGGAATCATTATGA
- the cheB gene encoding chemotaxis-specific protein-glutamate methyltransferase CheB — protein sequence MTRAVVVDDSHFMRTVISDILEDGGVEVAAQARDGKQAVDAVAEHDPDVVTMDVEMPRMNGIEAVEEIMATTPTPVLMLSAHTEDGADATFEALEKGAVDFLAKPGGEVSTEISSHGDALVEKVESATRADLSSVGTRDPEPESGTIDADHGYVENPTVVIGASTGGPRVVERVLSDLPRDADLRVLVVQHMPDGFTERFAARLDRRSEYDVVEADDGMRIGGGEAVVAQGGYHMEVAGYGGGRIRIRLNEDEPMHGVRPAIDVTMESAAKKVSDPLTGVVLTGMGKDGAVGIEAIKGVAGATIAQNEETCSVFGIPARAIETGCVDSVLPADEVSKEILRTIQANG from the coding sequence ATGACACGGGCAGTCGTCGTCGATGACTCTCACTTCATGCGGACCGTCATCTCCGACATCCTCGAAGACGGCGGGGTCGAAGTCGCCGCGCAAGCCCGCGACGGCAAGCAAGCCGTGGACGCGGTCGCGGAACACGACCCAGACGTCGTGACGATGGACGTGGAGATGCCTCGCATGAACGGCATCGAGGCCGTCGAGGAGATCATGGCGACGACCCCGACGCCAGTGTTGATGTTGAGCGCCCACACGGAAGACGGCGCGGACGCGACGTTCGAGGCACTGGAGAAAGGTGCCGTGGACTTTCTGGCGAAACCCGGGGGAGAGGTCTCGACGGAGATATCCTCCCACGGTGACGCGCTGGTCGAGAAGGTCGAGTCCGCGACGCGAGCGGACCTCTCGTCGGTCGGGACGAGGGACCCGGAACCAGAGTCCGGGACCATCGACGCCGACCACGGTTACGTCGAGAATCCGACGGTCGTCATCGGCGCTTCCACGGGCGGCCCCCGAGTGGTCGAGCGCGTCCTCTCGGACCTCCCGCGCGATGCGGACTTGCGAGTGCTGGTCGTTCAGCACATGCCCGACGGGTTCACCGAGCGGTTCGCCGCTCGACTGGACCGCCGGAGCGAGTACGACGTGGTGGAAGCCGACGACGGGATGCGAATCGGCGGCGGCGAAGCAGTCGTCGCACAAGGTGGCTACCACATGGAAGTGGCGGGCTACGGCGGCGGTCGCATCCGGATTCGACTGAACGAAGACGAACCCATGCACGGCGTGCGCCCGGCAATCGACGTGACGATGGAGTCGGCCGCGAAGAAGGTCTCGGACCCACTGACGGGCGTCGTCCTGACCGGTATGGGCAAGGACGGTGCGGTGGGCATCGAGGCAATCAAGGGCGTCGCTGGCGCGACCATCGCACAGAACGAAGAGACGTGTTCGGTGTTCGGCATCCCCGCTCGCGCTATCGAGACAGGGTGCGTGGACAGCGTCCTCCCCGCGGACGAGGTGAGCAAGGAAATACTACGGACGATTCAGGCTAACGGGTGA
- a CDS encoding FlaD/FlaE family flagellar protein, translating to MKLIGLSDQFVHLVGTSMVAMGIMDFMDEEEGENVEAEGGGDDELFGDGMGDGMDGGMNGGMDGGMDDDFGDMGDDMGMEDGMGDWADGGGGDDEFGGMGGGGGPTQELENRIDELENEVAEISSTVGTVRSENEQISGKVDDAEENVRKLLEIYEMVTRGVNPFVDDVQGGGMGDGMGGGALGGDEGGFGLFDGEQEEEEEEDLDSDIADAEAESFFDDDFEDEEDDFEGEDDDLGGDDLGFDSPDEGMGEVDDMNMETDTDDADDADGGQAGGSTFQDLKEEYESGDADWAEEEEGEETDADPEQEPTVEVEAEPESPDGDFEFDEPDDTEPTEAEPATPVQSNSSGLDSKPYLARLPSGYVSDLVVMEWLEFLVTEFGADDAVRTITYYGDIGWISESVEEELLSFVGGFADVNEVDPGETGPAALEIDDHIQSLTFLSQLTGDAVQRKIVEHCAQIRGGRDGIQR from the coding sequence ATGAAACTTATCGGTCTCAGCGACCAATTCGTCCACCTCGTCGGGACGAGTATGGTCGCCATGGGTATCATGGATTTCATGGACGAAGAGGAGGGCGAGAACGTCGAAGCCGAAGGCGGCGGCGACGACGAGTTGTTCGGTGACGGCATGGGCGACGGCATGGACGGCGGGATGAACGGCGGGATGGACGGCGGGATGGACGACGACTTCGGCGACATGGGTGACGACATGGGAATGGAAGACGGCATGGGCGATTGGGCCGACGGTGGCGGCGGCGACGACGAGTTCGGCGGCATGGGTGGCGGCGGTGGCCCGACCCAAGAGTTGGAGAACCGCATCGACGAGTTGGAGAACGAAGTCGCCGAAATCTCTTCGACCGTCGGGACCGTCCGGAGCGAGAACGAACAGATCAGTGGCAAAGTGGACGACGCCGAGGAGAACGTCCGCAAGCTACTCGAAATCTACGAGATGGTCACCCGCGGCGTCAACCCCTTCGTGGACGACGTGCAGGGCGGCGGGATGGGCGACGGCATGGGTGGCGGTGCCCTCGGCGGCGACGAAGGTGGCTTCGGCCTCTTCGACGGCGAGCAGGAGGAAGAGGAGGAAGAAGACCTCGACTCCGACATCGCCGACGCAGAAGCAGAGAGCTTCTTCGACGACGACTTCGAGGACGAAGAAGACGACTTCGAGGGCGAAGACGACGACCTCGGCGGGGACGACCTCGGATTCGATAGCCCCGACGAGGGAATGGGAGAAGTGGACGACATGAACATGGAAACCGACACGGACGACGCAGACGACGCGGACGGCGGGCAGGCCGGTGGTTCGACCTTCCAAGACCTAAAAGAGGAGTACGAGTCGGGCGACGCCGATTGGGCGGAAGAAGAGGAAGGCGAGGAGACCGACGCCGACCCCGAACAGGAACCGACCGTCGAGGTAGAGGCCGAACCGGAGTCGCCCGACGGGGACTTCGAGTTCGACGAACCGGACGACACGGAACCGACGGAAGCCGAGCCCGCGACACCAGTTCAATCGAACAGTTCCGGACTGGACAGCAAACCGTACCTCGCCCGTCTTCCGAGCGGCTACGTCTCGGACCTCGTGGTGATGGAGTGGTTGGAGTTCCTCGTCACGGAGTTCGGAGCAGACGACGCGGTTCGAACCATCACCTACTACGGTGACATCGGCTGGATTAGCGAGTCGGTCGAGGAAGAGCTTCTGTCGTTCGTCGGTGGATTCGCCGACGTGAACGAAGTCGATCCTGGCGAGACTGGTCCCGCTGCGCTCGAAATCGACGACCACATTCAGAGCCTGACCTTCCTGAGCCAGTTGACCGGCGACGCCGTCCAACGGAAGATCGTCGAACACTGTGCGCAGATTCGAGGTGGGCGCGATGGGATTCAGCGTTAG
- a CDS encoding ATPase domain-containing protein: MTQDNLYSLGLDDHDRLNHELGGGIPRGSIVLIEGDYGAGKSAMSQRFSYGLCETGHSVTLLSTELTIGGFIDQMHSLSYGVEDHLLDERLLFLHADVDTGGGRLTAPSNDDEEGSRKELLNRLMNAEAMWNADVIVIDTFDAILRNDPMFEALIRQNEERQAALEIISFFRDLVSQGQVIVLTVDPSTVDEEAIGPFRAIADVFMELQMVEVGNDVRRNISVKRFAGMGEQVGDTIGYSVRADAGIVIESRSVA, encoded by the coding sequence ATGACACAAGACAACCTATACTCGCTCGGCCTCGACGACCACGACCGACTGAACCACGAACTTGGCGGCGGTATCCCGCGCGGGTCCATCGTCCTCATCGAAGGCGACTACGGCGCGGGCAAGAGTGCGATGAGCCAGCGATTCAGTTACGGACTCTGTGAGACGGGCCACTCGGTGACGCTGCTCTCGACGGAACTCACTATCGGTGGGTTCATCGACCAGATGCACTCGTTGTCTTACGGCGTCGAAGACCACCTCTTGGACGAACGCCTGTTGTTCCTCCACGCGGACGTGGACACGGGCGGCGGCCGACTGACCGCGCCGTCGAACGACGACGAAGAGGGGTCACGTAAGGAACTGCTCAACCGCCTGATGAACGCGGAAGCGATGTGGAACGCCGACGTCATCGTCATCGACACGTTCGACGCCATCCTCCGCAACGACCCCATGTTCGAGGCACTCATCCGTCAGAACGAGGAGCGCCAAGCGGCACTCGAAATCATCTCGTTCTTCCGTGACCTCGTTTCGCAGGGGCAGGTCATCGTCCTCACGGTGGACCCCTCCACCGTGGACGAGGAAGCCATCGGTCCGTTCCGTGCCATCGCCGACGTGTTCATGGAACTCCAGATGGTCGAAGTCGGCAACGACGTGCGCCGCAACATCTCAGTCAAGCGATTCGCCGGGATGGGCGAACAGGTCGGTGACACTATCGGATACTCGGTCCGTGCGGACGCGGGCATCGTCATCGAGAGTCGTAGCGTCGCATAA
- a CDS encoding chemotaxis protein CheC, translating into MSRGETTDLKVDIRKLNLFNQMAKEGANTVADHLSQMTGMETEMEITKINFLEIDDIKTHVGHEKQVGIHIELVEPPHGYILFLFSARSAKNLAAGMMGGQSSDSKGFSDMERSAVQEIGNIMTSGFIDGWANVLNTTIDISTPKFTYGAGSRMVDNLVGSRPDEMALVFDSQVRARNADVEVKVYTFPELAELVELMQQIEI; encoded by the coding sequence ATGAGCAGAGGAGAAACTACTGATTTGAAGGTCGATATTCGAAAGCTGAATCTCTTCAACCAGATGGCGAAGGAGGGGGCGAACACCGTCGCCGACCACCTGAGTCAGATGACCGGGATGGAGACCGAGATGGAGATTACCAAGATTAACTTCCTCGAAATCGACGACATCAAGACGCACGTCGGTCACGAGAAGCAAGTCGGTATCCACATCGAGTTAGTCGAACCACCCCACGGATACATTCTGTTCCTGTTCAGTGCCCGGAGCGCGAAGAACCTCGCGGCCGGAATGATGGGCGGACAGTCCTCCGACTCGAAGGGATTCAGCGACATGGAGCGGTCAGCAGTACAGGAAATCGGGAACATCATGACCAGTGGGTTCATCGACGGGTGGGCGAACGTGCTGAACACGACCATCGACATCTCGACGCCGAAGTTCACCTACGGTGCGGGGAGTCGGATGGTCGATAACCTCGTCGGGTCTCGGCCCGACGAGATGGCACTCGTCTTCGACTCGCAAGTTCGGGCCCGCAACGCCGACGTGGAAGTGAAAGTGTACACGTTCCCCGAACTCGCGGAATTGGTCGAACTGATGCAACAGATAGAGATATGA
- a CDS encoding chemotaxis protein CheD, producing the protein MNTDSVSGSDVRDRVKVGVADYAVATGDTKITTSGLGSCVGIALGDPDTKVAGLAHVMLPAPTESARESKPAKAVPTAVEQLLAAVEDGGADRDRIEAKLTGGSQMLEFSGVGEAVGKRNVEQSRETLASFDVELVAEDVGGDYGRSLELHPATWTLTVKSAHEEVVEL; encoded by the coding sequence ATGAACACAGACTCTGTCTCTGGGAGTGACGTGAGAGACCGAGTGAAGGTCGGCGTGGCCGACTACGCCGTCGCGACCGGCGACACCAAGATTACGACCAGCGGTCTCGGCTCCTGTGTCGGTATCGCTCTCGGAGACCCCGACACGAAGGTTGCTGGACTGGCACACGTCATGCTCCCGGCACCGACCGAGAGCGCCCGCGAATCCAAGCCAGCGAAAGCAGTTCCGACGGCCGTCGAGCAACTGTTGGCCGCCGTCGAAGACGGTGGTGCGGACCGCGACCGCATCGAAGCGAAACTGACGGGCGGTAGTCAGATGCTCGAATTCTCCGGCGTCGGCGAGGCGGTCGGCAAGCGGAACGTCGAGCAGTCCCGCGAGACGTTGGCTTCATTCGACGTGGAACTCGTCGCCGAAGACGTCGGTGGCGACTACGGTCGCTCGTTAGAACTCCACCCGGCTACGTGGACGCTGACCGTCAAGAGCGCCCACGAGGAGGTCGTCGAACTATGA
- the cheY gene encoding chemotaxis protein CheY, which translates to MAKNVLIVDDSEFMRNLLREILEEEFEIAAEAENGVEAVELYNEKQPDLVMMDIVMPIRDGIEATSEIKEGSPGANIIMCTSIGQEEKMKKAIKAGADGYITKPFQKPSVMDAINDVVA; encoded by the coding sequence ATGGCAAAGAACGTGCTAATCGTTGACGACTCGGAATTTATGCGGAATCTCCTCCGGGAAATTCTCGAAGAAGAGTTCGAAATCGCCGCCGAGGCGGAGAACGGGGTGGAGGCAGTAGAACTGTACAACGAGAAACAACCGGACCTCGTGATGATGGACATCGTCATGCCGATCCGTGACGGCATCGAGGCGACCTCCGAAATTAAGGAAGGGAGCCCCGGTGCGAACATCATCATGTGTACGAGTATCGGGCAGGAAGAAAAGATGAAGAAGGCCATCAAGGCCGGTGCAGACGGATACATCACGAAACCCTTCCAGAAGCCGAGCGTGATGGACGCCATCAACGACGTCGTCGCATGA
- a CDS encoding chemotaxis protein CheC, protein MNVNVESLGTFSRAAHEGAERAAQNLSGMTGIETEVDVTKMTLASSEDLARDDEERVAVAIDFDGGIRGGTLLSFAPESAETLLDALMPGEALSESAVCELGNVVTSGFVDGWADELGTTIDITPPEYVEGEQGDLLLSAGLDDEQDHAFVFRSHVGAVGEELDVAFHMFPDPESMDTMLADGDDIPLEKLGTLREMAHAGATTASQSVSTMTGIDTEVDITTLSFVPVEDVPAELSEQRHVGVVLSFEGMPGGYVMILLDESSAREVAAALVPGTETVESFDGMAQSAMQELGNVMASSFIDGWANVLETSIEISTPQFVHDMGTAIADSLVARLGQRQEFAFFFDATLHADDREFDCGVYAIPDEEELREALAQLEVGATAERTTKAGSLEL, encoded by the coding sequence ATGAACGTGAATGTCGAATCGCTCGGCACCTTCAGCCGAGCGGCCCACGAAGGCGCGGAGCGCGCCGCCCAGAACCTCTCGGGGATGACCGGCATCGAAACGGAAGTCGACGTGACGAAGATGACGTTGGCGTCGTCGGAAGACCTCGCGCGAGACGACGAGGAGCGAGTCGCCGTCGCCATCGACTTCGACGGCGGCATCCGGGGCGGGACGTTGCTCTCGTTCGCGCCAGAAAGCGCGGAGACGCTGTTGGACGCACTGATGCCTGGGGAAGCGTTGAGCGAGAGCGCCGTCTGTGAACTCGGGAACGTCGTCACCAGCGGCTTCGTCGATGGGTGGGCCGATGAGTTAGGTACCACCATCGACATCACGCCGCCGGAGTACGTCGAAGGCGAACAGGGCGACCTCCTGTTGTCGGCCGGACTCGACGACGAACAGGACCATGCGTTCGTCTTCCGCAGTCACGTCGGCGCAGTCGGCGAGGAACTCGACGTCGCCTTCCACATGTTTCCCGACCCCGAGTCGATGGACACCATGCTCGCGGACGGCGACGACATCCCGCTCGAAAAGTTGGGAACGCTCCGCGAGATGGCCCACGCGGGTGCGACGACCGCGTCTCAGAGCGTCTCGACCATGACGGGTATCGACACCGAAGTGGACATCACGACGCTGAGTTTCGTCCCCGTCGAAGACGTTCCAGCCGAACTCTCCGAGCAGCGTCACGTCGGAGTCGTCTTGTCGTTCGAGGGGATGCCGGGCGGCTACGTCATGATACTACTCGACGAGTCGTCTGCGCGCGAAGTCGCCGCGGCCTTGGTTCCCGGTACCGAGACGGTCGAATCGTTCGATGGCATGGCCCAGAGCGCGATGCAGGAGTTGGGGAACGTGATGGCGTCCAGTTTCATCGACGGGTGGGCGAACGTCCTCGAAACGTCTATCGAAATCTCGACGCCACAGTTCGTCCACGATATGGGGACGGCCATCGCAGATTCGCTCGTCGCGCGTCTCGGTCAGCGACAGGAGTTCGCGTTCTTCTTCGACGCGACGCTCCACGCTGACGACCGCGAGTTCGACTGCGGCGTGTACGCCATCCCAGACGAGGAAGAACTCCGCGAAGCACTCGCACAACTCGAAGTCGGTGCGACTGCCGAGCGGACGACGAAGGCGGGGTCGCTCGAACTATGA
- a CDS encoding CheR family methyltransferase — translation MSEDPTFDRLTEYVEAELGFATSYYDDSYLDRRVSSRMRRTDTDTYEEYHDLLRDDEEECDALLDAFSVNVTSFFRNPEVWEEMRPVLRELTDDNRRVRLWSAACSDGREPYSLSMLALDDPEIDESRVEITATDIDREILAAARQGVYESTRTTDIGEQLAPLSNYERFIEREGDQFAVTDAVKERVSFQRHDLINGEPKSNFDFVICRNLFIYIDTEHKLPILRTVTESLRDGGFLVIGKTETLPESLKPKFESVERRLRIYRQMDTSDKRG, via the coding sequence ATGAGTGAGGACCCGACGTTCGACCGACTCACCGAGTACGTCGAGGCAGAACTCGGATTCGCGACGAGTTACTACGACGACTCGTATCTCGACCGGCGAGTCTCCTCCCGGATGCGTCGGACCGATACCGACACCTACGAGGAGTACCACGACCTGCTACGTGACGACGAGGAGGAGTGTGACGCACTTCTCGACGCGTTCTCGGTCAACGTGACGAGCTTCTTCCGTAACCCGGAAGTCTGGGAAGAGATGCGTCCGGTGTTGCGCGAACTGACCGACGACAATCGACGGGTCAGACTGTGGAGTGCTGCCTGCTCGGACGGCCGGGAGCCCTACTCGCTTTCGATGCTGGCGTTGGACGACCCCGAGATAGACGAGTCGCGCGTGGAGATAACTGCGACCGACATCGACCGCGAGATACTCGCGGCCGCGCGACAGGGCGTCTACGAGAGTACGCGCACGACCGACATCGGCGAACAGCTCGCGCCGCTGTCGAACTACGAGCGGTTCATCGAACGAGAGGGCGACCAGTTCGCCGTCACCGACGCCGTGAAAGAGCGCGTGAGCTTCCAGCGTCACGACCTCATCAACGGAGAACCGAAGTCGAACTTCGACTTCGTCATCTGTCGGAACTTGTTCATCTACATCGACACCGAACACAAACTGCCCATCCTCCGGACGGTGACCGAGTCGCTTCGTGACGGTGGGTTCTTAGTTATCGGGAAAACAGAGACGTTGCCGGAGTCACTGAAACCAAAGTTCGAGTCTGTGGAGCGCCGACTGCGGATATACAGACAAATGGACACATCCGATAAGCGAGGGTAA
- a CDS encoding fla cluster protein FlaF gives MGFSVSGATVVIFLGIFISFGMAYTAANNGMERVNDAYEGSQGDALEQQNTALSIVSTSVGNAGGETYLTVEVNNTGSTTLSVDDTDILIEGVYRPHTEMETLNVSGNKDTNLWLPGETLQFNTSVSTTTPRVKVVTESGVAAAKEAL, from the coding sequence ATGGGATTCAGCGTTAGCGGGGCGACCGTCGTCATCTTCCTCGGCATCTTCATCAGCTTCGGGATGGCCTACACAGCCGCGAACAACGGGATGGAGCGCGTCAACGACGCGTACGAGGGGAGTCAGGGCGACGCCCTCGAACAACAGAACACAGCGTTGAGCATCGTCTCGACCAGCGTCGGCAACGCCGGTGGAGAGACGTACCTTACCGTGGAAGTCAACAACACGGGTAGCACGACGTTGTCGGTTGACGACACCGACATTCTTATAGAAGGAGTGTACAGGCCCCATACGGAAATGGAGACGCTCAACGTCAGCGGAAATAAGGACACGAACCTGTGGCTCCCCGGCGAAACCCTCCAGTTCAATACCTCCGTCTCGACGACCACTCCACGCGTGAAGGTCGTCACGGAGTCTGGTGTGGCCGCAGCCAAGGAGGCACTCTGA
- a CDS encoding chemotaxis protein CheW — translation MFEPENVMGVQQADPESEQSSDEDAETLQDVETRQVVEFRLGEDYCAIDIGEVDSIVEIKKVTRIPRTPDSIDGVMDLRGETTAILNPRTHLGIESDAPEQAEQNVLVLDRPDDKQKIGIRVDEVREVSTYPVTQIDTEQDLSNLDTQGIEEKVSRGIIRKPNGDDELDLVVWVDIDVIIDQLN, via the coding sequence ATGTTTGAACCAGAGAACGTCATGGGAGTGCAACAGGCTGACCCCGAATCGGAGCAGTCGTCCGACGAGGACGCTGAAACCTTGCAGGACGTCGAGACACGCCAAGTCGTCGAGTTCCGACTCGGAGAGGACTACTGTGCGATAGACATCGGCGAAGTAGACAGCATCGTCGAAATCAAGAAGGTGACGCGAATCCCTCGCACGCCAGACTCCATCGACGGCGTGATGGACCTCCGTGGGGAGACGACGGCGATACTCAATCCGCGCACCCACCTCGGCATCGAGAGCGACGCCCCGGAACAGGCCGAGCAGAACGTACTGGTGCTAGACCGACCGGACGACAAGCAGAAGATAGGCATCCGGGTGGACGAAGTCCGGGAAGTCTCGACGTATCCGGTCACGCAAATCGACACCGAGCAAGACCTCTCGAACCTCGACACGCAGGGCATCGAAGAGAAAGTCTCGCGGGGCATCATCCGCAAGCCCAACGGCGACGACGAACTCGACTTGGTCGTCTGGGTGGACATCGACGTCATCATCGACCAGTTGAACTGA